Part of the Carnobacterium pleistocenium FTR1 genome is shown below.
ACAACCATTAGATTCTGTTGCTCTAGGAACAGGGATCTTATTAGAAAATATGACTAAGAAAAAGCGTAAATTTTAAAAATCGATTAATCAAAGTGAGGTGGGCCCATGGCTAAGGAAAAAACAGGACTTCAAATTGTTACATTCATATTAAAAATTATACTTGTGATCGTCTTAATTGTTCTGGCTTTTATTGTTGGAGCGATGATTGGTTATGGAGTGTTGGGTGATGGTGACCCATTTGCT
Proteins encoded:
- a CDS encoding DNA-directed RNA polymerase subunit beta; the encoded protein is MAKEKTGLQIVTFILKIILVIVLIVLAFIVGAMIGYGVLGDGDPFAVFEKDTWVHIFSYFTKPTIVN